A single window of Bacteroidales bacterium DNA harbors:
- a CDS encoding MFS transporter has protein sequence MASEFNQQLNFTERRTYRLHLWYSIIEGIILGVLALNEFIFVRSIKGSNYQLSILFQLTTVLLIFAVFFHEILKRVENKRKMLRIVAIVTRLPLALLFFFPANPDVYLARPEYHYLFLIIFLFYYFANPIIYPSINQLLKNNYKHIHFGRLYSRATIWNKIIMMIVTFLYGYLLDYDYYSFRYVLPITAILGIYSVYLLTRIRFQKQPATNQNQKFSEAVKESVKGIFKILKENKPYQHFEIGFMLYGFAFMSTVSVITLFFSNQLELNYTSVAFYKNGYNILAIILLPLFGRLIGKIDPRRFAAITFFSIMMYLIFLVFTEYFPYYTWIADIKLYYFLIFYMVGQGLFAATMGLLWSIGSAYFCKNEDADAYQAIHLTLTGERALFAPILGILFYNLFGFAATFLIGAALLSAAIIVMLWSLKRDKKKSIV, from the coding sequence ATGGCATCTGAATTCAATCAACAGCTTAATTTTACTGAAAGACGTACATACCGGCTTCATTTATGGTATTCCATAATAGAAGGGATAATACTTGGAGTGCTTGCGTTAAATGAATTTATTTTTGTGCGCAGCATAAAAGGAAGCAATTACCAGTTAAGTATATTGTTTCAGCTCACAACCGTATTGCTGATATTTGCGGTTTTTTTTCACGAAATCCTTAAACGTGTTGAAAACAAAAGAAAAATGCTTCGTATAGTTGCTATTGTTACACGTCTGCCTTTAGCGCTGCTTTTCTTTTTCCCTGCAAACCCTGATGTTTATTTAGCAAGACCGGAATATCATTATTTATTTTTGATCATTTTTCTTTTTTATTATTTCGCCAATCCTATCATATATCCTTCCATTAACCAGTTATTAAAGAACAATTATAAACATATCCACTTTGGAAGATTATACAGTCGTGCTACCATATGGAATAAGATCATCATGATGATAGTTACATTCCTTTATGGCTACCTGCTCGATTATGATTATTACTCTTTTCGGTATGTATTACCAATTACAGCTATACTGGGCATTTATTCAGTTTACCTTTTAACACGCATACGTTTTCAAAAACAACCGGCAACAAATCAAAATCAAAAATTTTCAGAAGCAGTTAAAGAATCGGTAAAAGGAATATTTAAAATACTAAAAGAAAACAAGCCATACCAGCATTTTGAAATAGGATTCATGTTGTATGGTTTTGCATTCATGAGTACGGTAAGTGTAATCACATTATTTTTTTCAAACCAATTAGAACTGAATTATACCAGTGTTGCATTTTACAAAAACGGGTATAATATTCTCGCCATCATCCTGCTTCCCTTATTTGGCAGGCTTATTGGGAAAATTGACCCACGCCGTTTTGCAGCTATTACATTTTTTTCGATAATGATGTATCTGATTTTTCTCGTGTTCACTGAATATTTCCCTTACTATACCTGGATTGCCGATATTAAATTATATTATTTCCTGATCTTTTATATGGTTGGGCAAGGACTTTTTGCTGCAACCATGGGACTTCTATGGAGTATTGGCTCAGCATATTTTTGCAAAAATGAAGATGCGGATGCATACCAGGCCATTCATCTTACCCTTACAGGCGAAAGGGCATTGTTTGCACCAATACTCGGAATATTGTTTTATAATCTTTTTGGATTTGCAGCTACATTTTTAATTGGAGCCGCATTGTTATCAGCAGCAATCATAGTAATGCTATGGTCGTTAAAAAGAGATAAGAAAAAATCAATTGTTTAA
- a CDS encoding ORF6N domain-containing protein, translating into MSKQYLQLIPDEIISSKIYLLRNKKVMLDKDLAVLYGVTTGNLNKAVKRNIMRFPDDFMFQLTQHEFENLKFQIGISSWGGTRSLPYAFTEQGVAMLSGVLNSEKAIQVNIQIMRIFTKIREMLVENLNIRLEVEAIKKKLSNHDKNIELVFSYLDELIEKHEKPKPRQQIGFKKE; encoded by the coding sequence ATGTCAAAGCAATATTTACAGTTAATACCTGACGAAATAATAAGTAGTAAAATATATCTGCTCCGAAACAAAAAAGTAATGTTAGATAAAGATTTGGCAGTGCTTTACGGAGTAACAACAGGAAACTTGAATAAAGCGGTAAAAAGAAATATAATGCGTTTCCCGGATGATTTTATGTTTCAATTAACCCAACATGAATTCGAGAACTTGAAATTCCAAATTGGAATATCAAGTTGGGGAGGGACAAGAAGTTTGCCGTATGCTTTTACAGAACAGGGTGTAGCTATGCTTTCAGGAGTTTTAAATAGTGAAAAAGCCATACAGGTAAATATTCAGATCATGCGTATTTTTACAAAGATACGTGAGATGCTGGTTGAGAATTTAAATATTCGACTTGAAGTTGAGGCTATAAAAAAGAAACTATCGAATCATGATAAAAATATTGAATTAGTTTTTAGTTATCTCGATGAGCTTATTGAGAAACACGAGAAACCAAAACCAAGACAACAAATTGGTTTTAAGAAAGAATAA
- the ffh gene encoding signal recognition particle protein, producing the protein MFESISEKFDKAFKLLKGQGRITEINVAETLKDVRKALLDADVNYKIAKTFTEQVKEKALGQNVLTSVSPAQLMVKITHDELASLMGGQMTEVNLKGSPAIILIAGLQGSGKTTFSAKLASYVKSKKGRNPLLVACDVYRPAAIDQLKVLGEQIEVKVYTEEGSKDPVSIAKKSIAHAREMGYNPVIIDTAGRLAIDEEMMDEIANIKKAINPQETLFVVDSMTGQDAVNTAKAFNDRLNFEGVVLTKLDGDTRGGAALSIKSVVDKPIKFVGIGEKLDAIDVFYPERMADRILGMGDIVTLVEKAQEQFNVEEAQKLQRKIQKNQFNFDDFLSQLQQIKKMGNMKDLIGMIPGMGKAMKDVDIDDNAFKSIEAIIYSMTKKERETPEILNGSRRKRIAEGSGTDIAEVNKLIKQFEDTRKLMKMMSGGNKSKMMQMMRNAKR; encoded by the coding sequence ATGTTTGAAAGTATAAGCGAAAAATTTGACAAAGCCTTTAAATTATTAAAAGGACAGGGAAGAATAACCGAGATCAATGTTGCCGAAACATTGAAAGATGTGCGTAAAGCATTACTCGATGCCGACGTGAATTATAAAATTGCCAAAACCTTTACCGAGCAGGTTAAAGAAAAAGCTTTAGGACAAAATGTGCTTACATCGGTTTCGCCTGCACAGTTGATGGTTAAAATCACTCACGACGAGCTGGCTTCGCTTATGGGCGGTCAGATGACGGAAGTTAACCTGAAAGGTAGTCCTGCAATTATTTTAATTGCCGGATTGCAAGGTTCGGGTAAAACAACTTTCTCGGCAAAGCTTGCCAGTTATGTGAAATCAAAGAAAGGAAGAAATCCTTTGCTGGTTGCATGCGACGTGTATCGTCCGGCTGCTATCGACCAGTTGAAAGTTCTTGGTGAACAGATAGAGGTAAAAGTATATACCGAAGAAGGCAGTAAAGACCCTGTTTCTATTGCTAAAAAATCAATAGCGCATGCACGCGAAATGGGCTATAATCCTGTAATCATCGATACAGCTGGTCGTCTGGCGATTGATGAAGAAATGATGGACGAAATTGCCAATATTAAAAAAGCAATTAATCCCCAGGAAACATTATTCGTTGTCGATTCAATGACCGGTCAGGATGCAGTGAATACAGCCAAAGCATTTAACGACCGCCTGAATTTTGAAGGCGTTGTTCTTACAAAACTCGACGGCGATACACGTGGTGGTGCTGCATTATCAATAAAATCGGTTGTTGACAAACCAATTAAATTTGTTGGTATTGGCGAAAAGCTTGATGCTATTGATGTGTTCTATCCTGAACGTATGGCCGATCGTATTCTTGGGATGGGCGATATTGTTACTCTTGTTGAAAAAGCCCAGGAACAGTTCAATGTAGAAGAAGCACAAAAACTGCAACGCAAGATACAAAAGAACCAGTTTAATTTTGATGATTTTCTTTCGCAGCTTCAGCAGATAAAAAAAATGGGAAATATGAAAGACCTTATCGGGATGATTCCCGGTATGGGCAAGGCAATGAAAGATGTGGATATTGACGATAACGCTTTTAAAAGCATTGAAGCCATTATTTATTCAATGACAAAAAAGGAACGCGAAACGCCGGAAATACTTAATGGTAGTCGCCGTAAACGAATTGCCGAAGGTAGCGGAACCGATATTGCCGAAGTAAATAAGTTGATAAAACAATTTGAAGATACACGCAAACTGATGAAAATGATGAGCGGCGGCAATAAAAGCAAAATGATGCAGATGATGCGGAATGCTAAGAGGTAA
- a CDS encoding response regulator, with amino-acid sequence MRAIKKVVLVADENFLSSYLISKYICKADHSVIWTQNGLEAVKMCEINPEIDLVIMNVSLSELSGVEAAHRIKELRCGLPVVLHSASNRICDFAANIDCDDFINKQVDKEIIIGIINKYLNTNGDIKKILRVLS; translated from the coding sequence ATGAGAGCCATAAAAAAAGTAGTACTTGTTGCAGATGAAAATTTTTTGTCAAGCTATTTAATTAGCAAATATATATGCAAAGCAGATCATAGTGTAATATGGACACAGAATGGTCTTGAAGCAGTAAAAATGTGTGAAATAAATCCGGAAATAGATTTGGTGATTATGAATGTTAGTTTGTCAGAATTAAGCGGTGTTGAAGCAGCCCATAGAATTAAGGAATTGAGGTGTGGGCTTCCTGTTGTTTTGCATTCTGCAAGCAATCGGATTTGCGATTTTGCTGCAAATATTGATTGTGATGATTTTATCAATAAACAGGTCGATAAGGAAATAATTATTGGAATTATAAATAAATATCTTAATACAAACGGAGACATAAAAAAAATTCTTCGTGTATTATCATAA
- a CDS encoding LytTR family DNA-binding domain-containing protein, whose protein sequence is MEISENKNKTDVSSAYKYIVEQSANITHCKADGNYTWIHFINHEPLYVSKRLNVLLNLLNMTNFFRCHKSYLVNINHIKEIYNDSSNLMLLRDGKKINVAFRKLKELKFKLEGNFVTASNYMSMNN, encoded by the coding sequence ATGGAAATTAGTGAAAATAAAAATAAAACAGATGTTTCTTCAGCATACAAATATATTGTGGAACAGTCTGCAAATATTACTCATTGCAAAGCAGATGGGAATTATACATGGATACACTTCATTAATCATGAACCTTTATATGTATCGAAAAGATTGAATGTTTTACTAAACCTTTTAAACATGACAAATTTTTTCCGTTGTCATAAATCATATCTTGTAAATATTAATCATATAAAAGAAATATATAATGATAGCAGTAATTTAATGTTATTACGCGATGGAAAAAAAATCAATGTGGCTTTCCGGAAGTTAAAAGAATTAAAATTTAAACTGGAAGGAAACTTCGTTACTGCTTCTAATTATATGTCCATGAATAATTAA
- a CDS encoding geranylgeranyl reductase family protein, with translation MNSEKIFDVIIAGAGPAGSACALCLAESGLNVALLDKSTFPRKKICGDALSIDVSKQLPLISKILSEKFEALKEKSPSKGVRIIGPSGEQLEFETIHNNSIVYVVKRQVFDKLLNDCIHETPSIKYFNNCKVESVKQEPENITISTSSGIFKSKILVGADGANSVVSHFVTEHHKSKKHLCVGIRAYYGNVEGMHHDGHLELHFYKNILPCYLWIFPMQNKCANVGLGLMYSDILKSKQSLKKIMLDIIHEHPNVSPRFRNARLEDKIEAWPIPMAMDKKNISGERILLTGDAAGLIDPFTGEGVGNALRSGRIAAEHILKCFTENNFSSAFNKNYDKEIYRRMWNELRISKSTQKILKFPKLIDFIIHKANNNTSFRNLLRQALYSDEVKEKIIKNLVIKK, from the coding sequence TTGAATTCAGAAAAAATATTTGATGTAATCATTGCAGGCGCAGGTCCTGCGGGAAGTGCATGTGCATTATGCCTTGCCGAATCAGGGCTAAATGTGGCTTTGCTTGATAAATCGACCTTCCCGAGAAAAAAAATCTGCGGCGATGCGTTAAGCATTGATGTTAGCAAACAATTGCCTTTAATTTCAAAAATACTTTCAGAAAAATTTGAAGCCCTAAAAGAAAAATCACCATCAAAAGGAGTAAGGATAATCGGGCCTTCGGGCGAACAGCTTGAATTTGAAACCATCCATAACAATTCTATTGTATATGTAGTAAAGCGACAGGTTTTTGATAAGTTGCTTAATGATTGTATTCATGAAACACCATCTATAAAATATTTTAATAATTGCAAAGTTGAATCGGTAAAGCAAGAGCCTGAAAACATAACCATATCAACAAGTTCAGGAATATTCAAATCAAAAATTCTTGTCGGTGCCGATGGTGCAAATTCAGTTGTTTCCCATTTTGTTACAGAACACCATAAAAGTAAGAAACATTTGTGTGTTGGAATAAGGGCTTATTACGGAAATGTAGAAGGCATGCACCACGATGGTCATCTTGAGTTGCATTTTTATAAAAATATTCTTCCCTGTTATTTATGGATATTCCCTATGCAAAATAAATGCGCGAATGTTGGATTAGGCTTAATGTACAGCGATATATTGAAATCGAAACAGAGTTTAAAAAAAATCATGCTCGATATAATTCATGAACATCCGAATGTTTCGCCACGTTTCAGGAATGCACGATTAGAAGATAAAATAGAAGCATGGCCTATCCCAATGGCTATGGATAAAAAAAATATCTCTGGTGAACGTATTTTACTTACAGGCGATGCAGCCGGACTGATTGACCCGTTTACCGGCGAAGGTGTTGGCAATGCCTTACGTAGCGGACGAATTGCAGCCGAACATATTTTGAAATGTTTTACAGAAAATAATTTTTCGTCAGCATTCAACAAAAATTATGATAAAGAAATTTACCGGAGAATGTGGAACGAGTTGCGCATCAGCAAATCCACCCAGAAAATTTTAAAATTTCCCAAGCTTATTGATTTTATTATTCACAAAGCGAATAACAATACATCCTTCCGCAACCTTTTACGTCAAGCCTTATACAGCGATGAAGTAAAAGAAAAAATCATCAAAAACCTTGTTATTAAAAAATAG
- a CDS encoding N-acetylmuramoyl-L-alanine amidase: MKKDFLIIWGVAHSPNVAGKQSPDGRHHEPVWSLKQCKLLDEQCRKEGINSAVVQPKSDSLAGRVAFVRECEALASKYKTTIVIPLHNNAAGNGLWMNAHGWCLYTSPGYTRSDVYAKDLFERFKAKLPELPVRYNSLKEPDFEAAFTTLMGWNYYAVLIEWLFQDNKEDLALIENESICDRMREVLIDFAKAQAEA, encoded by the coding sequence ATGAAAAAAGATTTTTTAATTATTTGGGGAGTTGCTCATTCGCCTAATGTTGCAGGAAAGCAAAGCCCCGATGGCCGCCATCATGAACCTGTATGGTCATTAAAACAATGCAAACTTCTTGATGAACAATGCAGGAAAGAGGGAATAAATTCGGCTGTTGTTCAACCTAAAAGCGATAGCCTTGCCGGTCGTGTTGCTTTTGTTCGCGAATGCGAAGCGCTGGCATCGAAATATAAAACAACTATTGTTATTCCTTTGCATAACAATGCTGCCGGTAATGGACTTTGGATGAATGCCCATGGCTGGTGCTTATATACATCGCCGGGCTACACCAGGTCGGATGTTTATGCAAAAGATTTATTCGAAAGGTTCAAAGCAAAATTACCTGAGCTTCCTGTTCGTTATAACTCGCTGAAAGAGCCCGATTTTGAAGCTGCATTTACTACATTGATGGGTTGGAATTATTATGCTGTTCTTATTGAATGGCTGTTTCAGGATAATAAAGAAGATTTGGCATTAATTGAAAACGAAAGTATTTGCGATCGCATGCGTGAAGTGCTTATTGATTTTGCCAAAGCGCAGGCTGAAGCATAA
- a CDS encoding amidohydrolase family protein → MSTYYRYDAHCHIFTLKYALKEVKSLLHDILFFKYPWHEPQTKAMYSSSKGKLSELKEFLRQLYELIHAAGSTEEENLDFLQKEAAKAFPSENIRITPLMMDIFYMFAYPLDKDQDLQSLKSLKAIPVDEKIFKDSWNEILDDFSDYLLKKKKMLKATRGANTQITKTIQLIEEERDVKDFIENKSRKLKLSTSDGFYETSGFCFHLDNLMELVKKRKNELYPFIAIDPRRPGMIDALLSGSFFSGEAKFYGVKLYPRMGYHPECKPMDSVYKYCSDNNLPITFHCGKSGFPPSTEWKYAEFGNPINFEPVVKKYPKLKIDFAHLGSCSERHEWADTIIRLMNENENVYSDLSCYTNTEELMTVKKIWDENKKFRTRLMFGTDFDVMYFTDKVNMHLYYNNFKMIFNTDELKILMHDNPVNYMGISDNYTDT, encoded by the coding sequence ATGAGTACTTATTATCGTTACGATGCACATTGCCATATCTTCACATTGAAGTATGCATTAAAAGAAGTTAAAAGTTTGTTACATGATATTTTGTTTTTTAAATATCCCTGGCATGAACCGCAAACAAAAGCAATGTATTCATCATCCAAAGGAAAATTATCTGAGCTGAAAGAATTTCTTCGTCAGTTATATGAATTGATTCATGCTGCCGGGAGCACAGAAGAAGAAAACCTTGACTTTCTTCAAAAGGAGGCAGCCAAAGCATTCCCATCAGAAAATATTCGTATCACTCCTCTTATGATGGATATTTTTTACATGTTCGCTTATCCGCTTGATAAAGACCAGGATTTGCAATCTTTAAAAAGTTTAAAAGCAATTCCAGTTGATGAAAAAATATTTAAGGATAGTTGGAATGAAATACTTGACGACTTTAGTGATTACCTGCTGAAAAAGAAAAAAATGCTGAAAGCAACACGAGGTGCAAATACTCAAATTACTAAAACAATACAGCTAATTGAAGAAGAACGGGATGTTAAAGATTTTATTGAAAATAAAAGCAGGAAATTAAAATTATCAACTTCAGATGGTTTTTATGAAACAAGCGGATTTTGTTTTCACCTGGATAATTTGATGGAACTGGTAAAAAAACGTAAGAACGAGTTGTATCCTTTTATAGCTATCGATCCGCGTCGCCCGGGAATGATAGACGCATTGCTGAGTGGTAGTTTTTTTAGTGGTGAAGCAAAATTTTATGGAGTTAAACTTTATCCGCGTATGGGTTACCATCCTGAATGCAAGCCAATGGACAGCGTTTACAAATATTGCAGCGATAATAATCTACCCATTACATTTCATTGCGGAAAAAGTGGTTTCCCTCCAAGCACCGAATGGAAATATGCGGAGTTTGGAAATCCTATAAACTTTGAACCCGTTGTGAAAAAATATCCAAAACTAAAAATTGATTTTGCTCATCTTGGAAGCTGTTCTGAAAGGCATGAATGGGCAGATACTATTATCCGGTTGATGAATGAAAATGAAAATGTGTATTCCGATTTGTCGTGTTACACAAATACTGAAGAATTAATGACTGTGAAAAAAATATGGGACGAAAATAAAAAGTTCAGAACCCGCCTGATGTTTGGTACCGATTTCGATGTGATGTATTTTACTGATAAGGTAAATATGCATTTGTATTATAATAATTTTAAAATGATTTTTAATACTGATGAATTAAAAATATTAATGCACGATAATCCTGTAAATTATATGGGCATAAGCGATAATTATACCGATACGTAA
- a CDS encoding DNA/RNA non-specific endonuclease, whose amino-acid sequence MKINNIKRLIVTNILLKVFSLQFSAVLIVLFSILWLSSCTSPSANNKEQINSSNNSNKTNAPIDSLKNISSAYIKDVEIPETQPGEVVISHTAYTLSYNSKFKQSNWVAYELTGKETNSLYERANEFTADPNISTGTASDKDYKSSGYDKGHLAPAADMGWSSVTMKESFFYSNVSPQLPGFNRGIWKELEELVRTWAIENDTVYVVTGPVLTKDLPTIGIDNVSVPKYFYKVVLDYSNPEIKGIGFIFPNASSDKPLQNFAVSIDSVEIFTGINFFPLLPDAQENTIEKNLCITCWSWGNSKNTKKIKVVKK is encoded by the coding sequence ATGAAAATTAACAATATTAAAAGACTAATTGTAACGAACATATTATTGAAAGTATTTTCGCTGCAATTTTCAGCAGTCTTAATAGTTTTGTTTTCTATACTTTGGCTATCTTCCTGTACAAGCCCTTCAGCAAATAATAAAGAACAAATAAATTCAAGTAATAATAGCAATAAAACAAATGCCCCAATTGATTCTCTTAAAAATATTAGTTCAGCATACATAAAAGATGTTGAGATTCCGGAAACGCAACCCGGAGAAGTTGTAATATCGCATACAGCCTATACATTATCATACAATTCAAAATTTAAACAGTCGAACTGGGTTGCATATGAGCTTACTGGTAAAGAAACAAATTCATTGTATGAAAGAGCAAATGAATTTACTGCTGATCCGAATATATCAACGGGTACAGCCAGCGATAAGGACTATAAATCTTCTGGTTATGATAAAGGGCATCTGGCGCCGGCAGCTGATATGGGGTGGTCGTCTGTAACAATGAAAGAATCATTTTTTTATAGTAATGTAAGTCCTCAGCTACCCGGCTTCAATCGTGGCATTTGGAAAGAGTTGGAAGAATTGGTGCGGACATGGGCAATTGAGAATGATACGGTTTATGTAGTTACAGGGCCTGTATTAACAAAAGACCTGCCTACAATAGGAATAGATAATGTTTCAGTACCAAAATATTTTTATAAAGTTGTTCTTGACTATTCCAATCCTGAAATTAAAGGAATAGGTTTTATTTTTCCCAATGCAAGTTCTGATAAACCATTGCAAAATTTTGCCGTAAGTATTGATAGTGTTGAAATATTTACCGGAATAAATTTTTTTCCTTTGCTTCCCGATGCGCAGGAAAATACAATTGAGAAGAATTTATGTATTACATGCTGGTCGTGGGGGAATTCAAAGAATACAAAGAAAATCAAAGTAGTGAAAAAATAA
- a CDS encoding C1 family peptidase — MPHKISRFGWLPDLPDHRDLVYSAPKPIKAKLPKKVDLRKSCPGIYDQGELGSCTANAISAAFEFNLMKQKAKSIFTPSRLFIYYNERVMEQTISEDSGAMIRDGIKSINKKGVCPEKMWPYIISKFTKKPDAKCYTEALKHQSLLYQRVTRKLEQMQSCLAEGYPFVFGFTVYDAFESSAVAKSGKLDLPKPSEGECGGHAVLAVGYDDTTKRFIVRNSWGNKWGQKGYFTMPYDYLLNENLADDFWSVRLVENE, encoded by the coding sequence ATGCCACACAAAATCTCTCGTTTCGGATGGTTGCCCGATTTACCGGATCATCGCGATTTAGTTTATTCAGCACCTAAACCAATTAAAGCAAAACTTCCTAAAAAAGTAGATTTGCGAAAATCCTGTCCCGGTATTTATGACCAGGGCGAATTGGGTAGTTGTACTGCTAACGCCATTAGCGCTGCATTTGAATTTAATTTAATGAAACAAAAAGCTAAAAGTATTTTTACTCCATCGCGCTTATTCATTTATTACAACGAACGTGTAATGGAACAAACTATTAGCGAAGATAGCGGTGCAATGATACGTGACGGGATAAAATCAATAAATAAAAAAGGTGTATGTCCTGAAAAAATGTGGCCTTACATTATTTCGAAATTTACCAAAAAACCTGATGCAAAATGTTATACTGAAGCGCTGAAACATCAGTCATTGCTGTATCAGCGTGTAACGCGCAAACTTGAGCAAATGCAGAGTTGTCTTGCCGAAGGTTATCCTTTTGTGTTTGGTTTTACCGTTTATGATGCTTTTGAAAGCAGCGCTGTTGCAAAAAGCGGCAAGCTTGATTTACCAAAACCTTCCGAAGGTGAATGTGGTGGACATGCGGTACTTGCTGTAGGGTATGACGATACTACAAAACGTTTTATAGTTCGCAACAGCTGGGGAAATAAATGGGGACAAAAAGGATATTTCACTATGCCATACGATTACCTGCTAAACGAAAACTTAGCCGATGACTTTTGGAGTGTGAGATTAGTAGAGAATGAATAA
- the typA gene encoding translational GTPase TypA — MSETLEIRNIAIIAHVDHGKTTLVDRILHQVKLFRENQETRDLILDSNDLERERGITILAKNVSVRYKGVKINIIDTPGHSDFGGEVERVINMSDGVILLVDAFEGPMPQTRFVLGKALELGLKPIVVVNKVDKPNCSPDEVQEAVFDLMLSLDATDEQLNFPTVFGSSKQGWMSADWKTPSKDISYLLDTIVEYFKPPVKKPGTLQMQITSLDYSSYVGRIAVGRISRGSIKMGQQVSIVKNDGSIVKSQIKELYLFEGLGKEKIKYEVGAGEICAVLCSEDFDIGDTIADFENPEGMPPIHVDEPTMSMIFTINNSPFAGKEGTFVTSRHIRERLYKETEKNLALKVEDTDSPDRLVVRGRGILHLSILVETMRREGYEFQLGQPQVIEKIIDGVKCEPVESLTVHVLEAFSGKVIEIVSRRKGDIISIKKHNDRIALKFHIPARGLIGLTNSILTATEGEAVIAHRFKGYEPWKGDIASRTNGSLIAMEMGTAIAYSINKLQDRGKFFIEPNDEVYAGQIVGESSRSGDIVINLIKTKKLSNMRASGSDEKTFIIPAVKFSLEEAMEYIKVDEYVEVTPKSIRMRKIILDEIERKRKRNAESQD; from the coding sequence ATGAGTGAAACGTTGGAAATACGGAATATTGCGATAATTGCGCACGTTGACCATGGGAAAACAACATTGGTTGACAGGATACTGCATCAGGTAAAATTATTCAGAGAGAACCAGGAAACACGTGATCTGATTCTTGATTCAAATGACCTGGAACGGGAAAGAGGAATTACTATTCTTGCAAAGAATGTATCGGTACGATATAAAGGAGTAAAAATAAATATTATTGATACTCCGGGGCACTCCGATTTTGGAGGCGAAGTAGAGAGGGTGATTAACATGTCTGATGGAGTAATATTACTGGTTGATGCTTTTGAAGGCCCAATGCCGCAAACCCGCTTTGTACTTGGTAAAGCTCTTGAGCTGGGATTAAAACCTATTGTTGTGGTTAATAAAGTTGACAAGCCGAATTGTTCTCCTGATGAAGTACAGGAAGCCGTTTTTGATCTAATGCTTAGCCTCGATGCAACTGATGAACAGCTTAATTTTCCTACAGTATTCGGTTCTTCAAAACAAGGCTGGATGTCGGCAGATTGGAAAACCCCATCAAAAGATATAAGCTATTTACTTGACACCATTGTTGAATATTTCAAACCACCGGTAAAAAAACCGGGAACTTTGCAGATGCAAATTACTTCACTGGATTATTCATCTTATGTGGGACGTATTGCTGTTGGCCGGATTTCAAGAGGTTCAATTAAAATGGGACAGCAGGTTTCGATAGTTAAGAACGATGGATCTATCGTAAAATCTCAAATCAAAGAGTTGTATCTTTTTGAAGGATTAGGAAAAGAAAAAATAAAATATGAAGTAGGCGCCGGTGAAATATGTGCAGTTCTGTGTTCCGAAGATTTTGATATTGGTGATACCATAGCTGATTTTGAAAATCCGGAAGGTATGCCTCCCATTCATGTTGACGAGCCAACAATGAGCATGATTTTTACAATTAACAATTCTCCTTTTGCGGGAAAAGAAGGGACTTTTGTTACATCACGCCATATACGCGAAAGATTATATAAAGAAACAGAAAAGAATTTAGCTTTGAAAGTTGAAGATACCGATTCGCCTGATAGGTTGGTTGTTCGTGGACGCGGTATTTTACATCTTTCAATTCTTGTTGAGACCATGCGCCGCGAGGGATACGAATTCCAACTGGGACAACCCCAGGTGATTGAAAAAATTATTGATGGTGTAAAATGTGAACCTGTTGAATCGCTTACTGTTCACGTGCTTGAGGCGTTCTCCGGAAAAGTTATTGAAATTGTATCCAGAAGAAAAGGGGATATTATCAGTATAAAAAAACATAACGACCGCATAGCTCTGAAATTCCATATTCCTGCAAGAGGGCTGATCGGATTAACAAATAGCATACTTACCGCTACCGAAGGTGAAGCAGTAATTGCTCATCGCTTTAAAGGTTATGAACCATGGAAAGGGGATATTGCCAGTCGTACCAATGGCTCTCTGATTGCTATGGAAATGGGAACAGCTATAGCGTATTCCATAAATAAATTACAGGACAGGGGAAAGTTTTTTATTGAACCTAATGATGAAGTTTATGCAGGGCAGATAGTGGGCGAGAGTTCGAGGAGCGGTGATATTGTGATAAACCTGATCAAGACAAAAAAACTTTCTAACATGCGTGCTTCCGGTTCGGATGAAAAAACTTTTATAATTCCTGCGGTAAAGTTTTCTCTTGAAGAAGCAATGGAATATATTAAAGTTGACGAATATGTTGAAGTTACTCCAAAATCTATTCGCATGAGAAAAATTATACTTGATGAAATAGAACGGAAACGTAAAAGAAACGCGGAAAGTCAGGATTAA